The Drosophila biarmipes strain raj3 chromosome X, RU_DBia_V1.1, whole genome shotgun sequence genome includes the window TCTGCGGCTTTGCCAAGCACTTTGGTCTCACGCCGGAGCAGTTTGCCGAGAACCTGCGCGACAACTACCAGCGTAACGAGGTCACTCAGGAAAGCCTTGGTCCCACAGAGCTGGCCAAGCAATATCTGTCGCCTCGCTTCATGACCACGGACGAGGTGATCCACGCGGCCAAGTACGTAGTGGCCCGCCAGCTGGCCCAGGAGCCACTGCTGCGCAAGACCATGCGAGAGGTTTACTTCGACAGAGCCCGGATCAACATACGGCCCACCAAGAACGGCATGGTCCTGATCGACGAGAACTCGCCGGTGTACTCGATGAAGTACGTGGCCAAGAAGCCGGTGGGCGATCTCTTCGGCGACCAGTTCATCAAGCTGATGATGGCCGAGGAGGAGAAGCTGCTTGAGATTACGTTCCTCGAGGAGTTCGAGGGCAACGCAAATGCCAACGGCCCCCCGGGCGACTATGTGGAGCAGTCCAAGGCTCTGTACCATCTGGACCAGTTCTCCAAGCACGTCCTCGAGTGGAATGCGCTGCGGGCGGAGTGCGTGAAGCTGGCGCTGCAGAAGTGGGTCATTCCGGATCTGATCAAGGAACTGCGCTCCACACTGCACGAGGAGGCGCAGCAGTTTGTGTTGCGCTCCTGCACCGGCAAGTTGTACAAGTGGCTGAAGGTGGCGCCCTACAAACCTGAACTGCCCACCGACTACGGCTACGAGGAGTGGAGCACGCTCAGGGGCATTCGGGTGCTGGCCTTGGCCTACGATCCCGACCCGTCGGTGGCCGCCTTCTGTGCAGTGACCACCGTGGAGGGCGACATCTCCGACTACCTGCGACTGCCAAATATACTGAGGCGCAAGAATTCGCACAACGCCGAGGAGAAGGCCCAGAAGTTGGCCGACCTGCGAAAGCTGAGCGACTTCATAAAAATGAAGAAGCCACACATTGTAGTCATTGGGGCCGAATCGCGTGACGCCCAGAACCTCCAGACGGACATCAAGGAGATACTGCAGGAGTTGGAGTCATCCGAACAGTTTCCGCCCATCGAGGTGGAGATCATCGACAACGAGCTGGCCAAGATCTACGCCAACTCCAAGAAGGGTGAGTCAGACTTCAAGGAGTACCCTGCGCTGCTGAAGCAGGCCGTTTCACTGGCCCGCAAGATGCAGGATCCGCTGGTGGAGTACTCGCAGCTGTGCGATGCGGACGACGAGATTCTCTGCCTGCGCTACCATCCGCTGCAGGAGCGTGTGCCGCGCGAACTGCTGCTGGAGCAGCTCAGTCTGCAGTTCATCAACCGGACCAGCGAGGTGGGCCTGGACATCAACCTGATGGTGCAGAACTCACGGACAGTTAACTTACTGCAGTACACCTGCGGCTTGGGTCCGCGCAAGGGGCAGGCTCTACTTAAACTGCTCAAACAGAGCAACCAGCGGCTTGAGAACCGCACCCAGCTGGTCACAGTGTGCCACTTGGGGCCCAAGGTCTTCATCAACTGCAGCGGTTTCATCAAGATCGATACCTCATCGCTGGGCGACAGCACGGAGGCGTATGTCGAGGTGCTGGACGGGTCTCGTGTGCATCCGGAGACGTACGAGTGGGCCAGAAAAATGGCCATCGATGCCATGGAGTACGATGACGAGGAGACCAATCCGGCCGGCGCTCTCGAGGAGATCCTGGAGTCGCCAGAGCGCCTCAAGGATCTCGATCTGGACGCCTTCGCCGTGGAGCTGGAGCGCCAGGGTTTCGGCAGCAAGAGCATCACGCTGTACGACATCCGGAACGAGTTGAGCTGCCTGTACAAGGACTACCGCACGCCGTACACCAAGCCCAGTGCGGAGGAGCTCTTCGACATGCTGACCAAGGAGACGCCCGACTCCTTCTACGTGGGCAAGTGCGTCACGGCCATGGTCACCGGGTTCACCTACCGTCGGCCGCAGGGCGAGCAGCTGGACAACGCGAATCCGGTGCGCATCGAGTCAAGCGACAGCTGGCAGTGTCCCTTCTGCCACAAGGACGACTTCCCCGAGCTGTCCGAGGTGTGGAACCACTTTGACGCGAATGCCTGTCCCGGCCAGGCATCTGGCGTGCGGGTGCGTCTGGAGAACGGCCTGCCGGGCTTCATACACATCAAGAATCTGTCCGATAAGCAGGTGCGCAATCCGGAGGAGCGCGTCCGCGTCTCCCAGATGATCCACGTGCGCATCATCAAAATCGACATCGATCGCTTCTCGGTGGACTGCTCCTCGAAGACGGCCGACCTGAAGGATGTGAACAACGAGTGGCGGCCGAGGCGCGACAACTACTATGACTTTGTGACCGAGGAGCAGGACAACCGGAAGGCCAGCGACGCCAAGGCGAAGGCTCTGAAGCGGAAGACCTACGCCCGCCGGGTGATCGCCCACCCCAGCTTCTTCAACAAGTCGTATGCGGAGGTGGTGGCCATGCTGGCGGAGGCCGACCAGGGCGAGGTCGCTCTGCGGCCGAGCAGCAAGTCCAAGGATCACCTGACAGCCACCTGGAAGGTGGCCGACGACATCTTCCAGCACATCGATGTGCGCGAGGAGGGCAAAGAGAACGAGTACAGCCTGGGCAGGAGCCTGTGGATTGGCACCGAGGAATTCGAGGACCTGGACGAAATCATCGCCCGGCACATCACACCGATGGCCCTGGCAGCCCGCGAACTGATACAGTACAAGTACTACAAGCCCAACACAACGGCGGCCAACGCGAACGAGCGGGATTTCATGGAGCAGGTGCTGCGCGACGAAAAGACCAAGGACCCAAAGAAGATTCACTACTTCTTCACGGCATCGCGCAGCATGCCGGGCAAGTTCCTGCTCTCCTATCTGCCCAAGACGAAGGTGCGCCACGAGTACGTGACGGTGATGCCGGAGGGCTATCGTTTTCGCGGCCAGATCTTTGATTCTGTGAACAGTCTGTTGCGCTGGTTCAAGGAGCACTGGCTGGATCCCACGGCCTCGCCGGCAACCGCCTCCTCGGGCTCCAACTCAACGCCGCTGCACTCGATGCGTCCGCCTCCAACGATCTCCTCATCCTCTGTGACTTCCTTGGGCTCCCAGGCGCCCTACAGCATCACCGGCAGCGTGACAGGAGGCACGCCACGCAGTGGCATCAGCAGTtccggcggcggcgggggcAGCTCCAGCGCCTACTCCGTATCGCATTCCATGGTTGGCTACAACTCCTCATCCGGCGGCTCGGGGGCGGCTGCAGCGGCTTCCTCGCACTACGGCAGCTCATCGACGCCGTCATTTGGGGCGATCATCAATACTCCGTACACGCCCAGTGGACAGACGCCCTTCATGACGCCCTACACTCCACACGCCTCGCAGACGCCGCGCTACGGCCACAATGTGCCGAGTCCTAGCTCGCAATCCTCGAGCAGTCAGCGGCATCACTACGGCAGCAGTTCCGGCACGGGCAGCACGCCCAGGTATTACGACAtgggaggaggcggcggctcCAATGCCTACAACATGGGCGGTGGCAACATGCCGCCGCATCACCAGCAACGTGCCAAAGAGAACCTCGACTGGCAGCTGGCCAACGACGCCTGGGCAAGGCGCAGGCcaccgccgcagcagcagcagcagtcgcaccatggccagcagcagcatcaccatccgcagcagccacagcagaTGGGAATGGGCATAAGCATGGgcatgggaatgggaatgggcatgggaatgggcatgggcatgggacccggaggcggcggcggcggaggaggctaTGGATCCACGCCCGGCAACGACTACAGcagcggaggaggaggcggtggacACAATCgtggcatgggcatgggcatgggcatgaaCCAGGGCCACGGACCCAGCGCTTCCATGTCCTCGAAGGCGTCCGTGCGCAGCACCCCGCGTACCAACACCTCACCCCACTCGATGAATCTGGGCGACGCCACGCCCCTGTACGACGAGAACTAGGGCGGCGGCCTAAACCACCACAAACTACAAAAGAACACTATGCTAAACACATTAACTAATCTACGAAACGagaacagaacagaacagaacagCCTACAATAATAATAGAACAGAAAGGAAGCCAACACGCGCAGCTGGCGGAGAAGCGGCTGCATTAATCTTAGAAAGTCGGAGTGCGATTTCGCATGGATCCTCAACGATACTTACGTTTAAGAGCAAGTCTATAACTGATTCGCGGTACACGCatctatatatacataaatatatatatttaaatatatatatacacctTCATATGTGTAATCGAAGATTGCGGGGCGCCTGCCGTTGGCGTCCGAGGAGTCATCGTCCGAGGGCGAACGCGGCTAGGCAGGAaccggaggaggagctgggATGGCGGGAGGAGCAGTCAGGTTTGTGACGACGGAAGgacgaaaaataaatttgaattttttctgaCCAGAAATGCGAGTGTTCTTACTTTCGGGGACCTAGTAATGCCAGACCCTTGGAACCATATAGTCATAAGAACTCACACTGTAATCTAAGGAACGCGCGTTCTGTTCCGAAAGACAAGCTTCTCAAACCTGAGATCGAAGTACTTAGTGTTTAGACCTTTagttttatgaaatattttttgtttcaataATTTCCTTGAATGAACCTCGTTCCGCCCCGAATAAAGCGCCAGAATCGTTTGTTTTAGCAATTTGTACAGTTTATTTCGTATCAAATGATTGGAAAACGATTTTTGAGCTGGAACAATGACTCTGTAATCACGGAATGCAGCTGGTTCTCAGGTCCCCGGCCGCGGATTAGGTCCTGGCCACTCCGCGGCGAATCACATAGACCAGGGTGATCCCGACGAAGGCGGCGCCCAGGGCCAGTGCAATGTGGCGGCAGCTATTTGGAATGAAAATGTACGAGAGGGTGAAAATCATAGAGAACAGGCCGGGAGGACATTGCCACAAGTTTCCATCGACCAACTAAGGACACTTTGGTTAATTAGCGGGTTTGCGGGTTTGGGGGTTAATTTAAGATGCAGCATTGCTTGGGGGCGGCGGCGGGCTCTTCGCTCGCttcagtgggcgtggcactacAGTAGGCGATGCGCAAACCAAGAATCAAAATAAAAGGTCAATTCAAGATAGAAACCATTCAGAAACGGTGCAACTTTACAGCGTGCAAGGTTTGTTCACCAGAACAGCAGGTTAGTTCCGGGCGAGGGGCGTGCTGGGGTTAAATGTGGATACTGTACACTATCTATGGGACATTTACAGGTCAGTCGGGACTTACGATCCAACTAGCTCTTGTAGAACCTTATTTTCGTGCTTGAGAAAGACGTAAATCTTGGAAAAGTAGGCGAGTCGTTACGAAAAACAAGTATTAGACAAGCAGTATTTGAAAATGTGATAAATATTCAGTATGGTTTCGTGGTCAACCTAGACATTTGCTTTGAGGTGTCAAGACTTACATGCAGTGTCTAGCAGTCTGTTTTTAATGATGAGGCCATGACTTTcaactttaaaacaaatatcaaaataaatatgaacaATATTTCAAGGCAAATGCTAATGGTAATGGAATTTCCTTAGAAACAGAGCCACAAGTTATTCAGCAATGTTGCAAAACACAAGCTGATATCAAAAGTAAAGGGAAACTTTCAGGACACTTCGGGGGCTTCTGGGCAATTAATGGATTACATCACAGTGGGCTAATTGCTATCATGCTTAATGGCCTATTGATTAGAGCCAGAATGGCCAGGCCAAGCTCATGCGAAACCGGTTTCGGTCAAAAATAAACGTCATGCATTTGAAAGGTCGAGTTAGTTCAGAGGAATGATGGAATGTTCCCGAGGCATATAATGAGATCAACTCCGGGCGAGGAGAGCAGGGCCGTGGATTCTTTATTTACAGATGGCTGGGTTGGTGGGCAGTTGTGTTTACATGCGGCTCTACCTTCTGGCGACCCCAAGGCAGGTCGGGACTCTCACCTAATGGGACTTTTCTTGGGGATATCGGCAGCGGCCAGGTCACCAATGTAGTACTTCTTGAGCATCTCCCTGGAAGAGAAGGGGAATCTTTGAGAAGGCCCGTCTAACCGGGTGAACCGATGGACTTTCCGACCTCGCCTCCGAGCTGTGGCCCACATCGTTGAAGTCCTTGGTAGCATCGCGCCCGGCCACATCCACCAGGGAGTCCTCGCCACCGGGGTGCTGCAATGGAGGGCATGTAATCGGCCCTAAAAGTGCGGCTCTTCGCCGAAACTTGCCTCGAGCCGGAACTGGGTCACATCGTACACCTTGTTGTTGATGACTATCCACAGGTCCTGGGCCTTGTTGTGCTGCTTCACGGTGGCCAACGAGATTTCCTTGCTCATTTTGACTCCTGCTCTCCTCTCCAGAAAAACTGCGAACCTGTTGTGCTCCAAAAAGTGCTTGACCTTTAAGTGTGACCGTTCAATTCGGCCAGCAGGTCCCGCAAAATGCACTAAATTAGCCCACGTTCCAGTCACAGAACCACTCGAATTAATTACAGTGTACCTATTTCACAAGAATAAAACCATATTTTATTAAGGGGTTACGTATGTACTCTTGTAGCAAAAAAAGGTGGATTTCTGttactttttttataagcAAACAGTTTTTTATCTGTTTGGTGTCTTTAAGTACACTAATTCCAGGTATTCTTTATTtggtttaattattattttataaaaatatataatttatttaaaaaaaaaagttaaaaaggaTTTTTAGACAACTTACCGATCGATTTCAAGTGGCCACAGTTCCGGAGGCGGTTTATCTGAAAtcagaaatttaaaaacgaaaTTAGATATTAGAAAATGAAGTAGAAATGTTGTACAGTGGAAATTGCAAAAGTTTTAacgaaaatttcattattcgatgtaaaaacaatagaaaaacttttgtttcccgacaaatgatatatatatttattgcaaTCAATCAAGATTGTCGCGGTAAAGTTTTAAGCTCACTGCTT containing:
- the LOC108033079 gene encoding uncharacterized protein LOC108033079 isoform X1, translated to MSKEISLATVKQHNKAQDLWIVINNKVYDVTQFRLEHPGGEDSLVDVAGRDATKDFNDVGHSSEAREMLKKYYIGDLAAADIPKKSPISATPTEASEEPAAAPKQCCILN
- the LOC108033079 gene encoding uncharacterized protein LOC108033079 isoform X2, whose protein sequence is MSKEISLATVKQHNKAQDLWIVINNKVYDVTQFRLEHPGGEDSLVDVAGRDATKDFNDVGHSSEAREMLKKYYIGDLAAADIPKKSPISCRHIALALGAAFVGITLVYVIRRGVART
- the LOC108033078 gene encoding transcription elongation factor SPT6 is translated as MAEFLDSEAEESEEEEELDVNERKKLKKLKAAVSDSSEEEEDDEERLREELKDLIDDNPIEEDDGSGDDSDTGSGGDTEGGGSGKKRKKHEDDDLDDRLEDDDYDLIEENLGVKVERRKRFKRLRRIHDNESDGEEQHVDEGLAREQIAEQLFDENDESVEHRSERSPREADAFDEEDSESDADDFIVDDNGRPIAEKKKKRRPIFTDASLQEGQDIFGVDFDYDDFSKYEEDEYEDDSEGDEYDEELGAGDDMRVKKKKALKKKVAKKTIFDIYEPSELKRGHFTDMDNEIRKTDIPERMQLRQVPVTPVPEGSHELDLEADWIYKYAFCKQTVSEQEKAENREKLRKPPTAVNKIKQTLEFIRNQQLEVPFIAFYRKEYVKPELNIDDLWKVYYYDERWCQLNERKRKLKVLFEKMRQFQLDTLCADPDKPIPDDVRLMLDSDFERLDDVQSMEELKDVHMYFLLNYSHELPRMQAEQRRKVIQERREAKARRQAAAAENGDDAAEGAAIVIPEPEDDDDPELIDDQLKQAPNSSPYAVFRKAGICGFAKHFGLTPEQFAENLRDNYQRNEVTQESLGPTELAKQYLSPRFMTTDEVIHAAKYVVARQLAQEPLLRKTMREVYFDRARINIRPTKNGMVLIDENSPVYSMKYVAKKPVGDLFGDQFIKLMMAEEEKLLEITFLEEFEGNANANGPPGDYVEQSKALYHLDQFSKHVLEWNALRAECVKLALQKWVIPDLIKELRSTLHEEAQQFVLRSCTGKLYKWLKVAPYKPELPTDYGYEEWSTLRGIRVLALAYDPDPSVAAFCAVTTVEGDISDYLRLPNILRRKNSHNAEEKAQKLADLRKLSDFIKMKKPHIVVIGAESRDAQNLQTDIKEILQELESSEQFPPIEVEIIDNELAKIYANSKKGESDFKEYPALLKQAVSLARKMQDPLVEYSQLCDADDEILCLRYHPLQERVPRELLLEQLSLQFINRTSEVGLDINLMVQNSRTVNLLQYTCGLGPRKGQALLKLLKQSNQRLENRTQLVTVCHLGPKVFINCSGFIKIDTSSLGDSTEAYVEVLDGSRVHPETYEWARKMAIDAMEYDDEETNPAGALEEILESPERLKDLDLDAFAVELERQGFGSKSITLYDIRNELSCLYKDYRTPYTKPSAEELFDMLTKETPDSFYVGKCVTAMVTGFTYRRPQGEQLDNANPVRIESSDSWQCPFCHKDDFPELSEVWNHFDANACPGQASGVRVRLENGLPGFIHIKNLSDKQVRNPEERVRVSQMIHVRIIKIDIDRFSVDCSSKTADLKDVNNEWRPRRDNYYDFVTEEQDNRKASDAKAKALKRKTYARRVIAHPSFFNKSYAEVVAMLAEADQGEVALRPSSKSKDHLTATWKVADDIFQHIDVREEGKENEYSLGRSLWIGTEEFEDLDEIIARHITPMALAARELIQYKYYKPNTTAANANERDFMEQVLRDEKTKDPKKIHYFFTASRSMPGKFLLSYLPKTKVRHEYVTVMPEGYRFRGQIFDSVNSLLRWFKEHWLDPTASPATASSGSNSTPLHSMRPPPTISSSSVTSLGSQAPYSITGSVTGGTPRSGISSSGGGGGSSSAYSVSHSMVGYNSSSGGSGAAAAASSHYGSSSTPSFGAIINTPYTPSGQTPFMTPYTPHASQTPRYGHNVPSPSSQSSSSQRHHYGSSSGTGSTPRYYDMGGGGGSNAYNMGGGNMPPHHQQRAKENLDWQLANDAWARRRPPPQQQQQSHHGQQQHHHPQQPQQMGMGISMGMGMGMGMGMGMGMGPGGGGGGGGYGSTPGNDYSSGGGGGGHNRGMGMGMGMNQGHGPSASMSSKASVRSTPRTNTSPHSMNLGDATPLYDEN